Proteins encoded by one window of uncultured Celeribacter sp.:
- the trpD gene encoding anthranilate phosphoribosyltransferase yields the protein MSDAMKPLIFAASEGPLSRAQAEQAFELLFKGEATPAQMGGLLMALRARGEAVSEYAAAAKVMRDHCIPVKAPEGAMDIVGTGGDGLGTLNISTATAFVVAGAGVPIAKHGNRNLSSKSGAADAMSVNGINVMVGQDVVEKALAEIGIGFMMAPMHHPAMKYVGPVRVELGCKTIFNILGPLTNPAGVKRQLTGAFAPDLIWPMAEVLQMLGSEKAWLVYGHEGMDEVSITGATSVAALENGDIRSMELHPEDAGLPVHPLKDILGGTPEENGKALRNLLKGETGAYRDAVLMNAAAALVVADKATTLKEGVEIASESIASGEALKKLDALAALTSNT from the coding sequence ATGAGCGACGCGATGAAACCCCTGATTTTCGCCGCCTCCGAAGGCCCTCTGAGCCGCGCGCAGGCCGAACAGGCCTTTGAGCTTTTGTTTAAGGGCGAGGCCACGCCCGCGCAAATGGGCGGTCTCTTGATGGCGCTTCGGGCGCGCGGCGAGGCTGTGTCGGAATATGCCGCCGCCGCCAAGGTCATGCGCGATCACTGCATCCCGGTCAAAGCCCCCGAGGGCGCGATGGACATCGTTGGCACGGGTGGTGACGGGCTTGGCACGCTCAATATCTCCACCGCCACCGCCTTTGTCGTCGCGGGCGCCGGCGTGCCCATCGCCAAACACGGCAACCGCAACCTCTCGTCCAAATCGGGCGCGGCAGACGCCATGTCCGTCAACGGCATCAATGTCATGGTCGGCCAGGACGTGGTCGAGAAAGCCCTCGCCGAGATCGGCATCGGCTTCATGATGGCGCCGATGCATCACCCGGCGATGAAATACGTCGGCCCCGTGCGTGTCGAGCTGGGCTGCAAAACCATCTTCAACATCCTCGGGCCGCTCACCAACCCGGCGGGCGTCAAACGCCAACTGACCGGAGCCTTTGCGCCTGACCTGATCTGGCCGATGGCCGAGGTTCTCCAGATGCTCGGCTCTGAGAAAGCCTGGCTGGTCTATGGTCACGAAGGCATGGACGAAGTGTCGATCACCGGCGCGACCTCTGTGGCGGCTCTGGAGAATGGTGACATCCGCTCGATGGAACTCCACCCCGAGGACGCAGGCCTTCCGGTCCATCCGCTCAAGGACATCCTCGGCGGCACGCCCGAAGAGAACGGCAAAGCGCTGCGCAACCTTCTCAAGGGCGAGACCGGTGCCTACCGTGACGCTGTGCTGATGAACGCCGCCGCCGCTTTGGTGGTCGCCGACAAGGCCACCACCCTCAAAGAAGGTGTCGAGATCGCCTCTGAAAGCATTGCCTCCGGTGAAGCGCTCAAGAAACTCGATGCGCTGGCGGCTCTGACCTCAAACACCTGA
- a CDS encoding DUF2189 domain-containing protein, with product MTEMTAAAAPLPDVARLSLADLRVALAAGWQDYRRAPMFGGFFAAVYVLIGLGFVVFGAGTVLWTFAFSLAFPLFAPFAAVGLYEVSRRLDRGGAMDWYKILSVVMAERDRQIPWMGAIIVIYVLFWSFLAHMIFALFMGLSVMTNVSSSYDVFLTANGLTMIGVELAVGGVLAFILFSLTVTSLPHLLDKEVDFVTAMLFSLRVVRENLFVMLVWAALIAVVTLVSMVPLFLGLFVTLPVFGHATWHLYRRALT from the coding sequence ATGACAGAAATGACTGCGGCGGCAGCGCCGTTGCCCGATGTGGCACGTTTGAGCCTTGCGGATCTGCGCGTGGCCTTGGCGGCCGGGTGGCAGGATTACCGACGCGCGCCGATGTTCGGCGGGTTTTTTGCCGCCGTTTATGTGTTGATCGGGCTCGGCTTTGTGGTGTTCGGTGCGGGCACGGTGCTTTGGACCTTTGCTTTCTCTCTCGCTTTTCCGCTCTTCGCCCCTTTCGCTGCCGTGGGCCTCTACGAGGTGTCGCGCAGGCTCGACCGGGGCGGCGCGATGGATTGGTATAAAATCCTCAGCGTGGTGATGGCCGAACGCGACCGGCAAATCCCCTGGATGGGGGCGATCATCGTCATCTATGTGCTGTTCTGGTCCTTCCTCGCCCATATGATTTTCGCGCTTTTCATGGGGCTGTCGGTGATGACCAATGTGTCTTCGTCTTACGATGTGTTCCTGACGGCGAACGGATTAACCATGATCGGAGTCGAACTCGCGGTCGGCGGCGTTTTGGCCTTTATCCTGTTTTCCCTGACGGTGACGTCCCTGCCGCATCTGTTGGACAAGGAGGTCGATTTCGTCACCGCCATGCTGTTCTCCTTGCGTGTGGTGCGGGAGAACCTCTTTGTCATGCTGGTCTGGGCGGCTCTGATCGCCGTGGTGACCTTGGTGTCGATGGTACCGCTGTTCTTGGGGCTTTTCGTGACGCTTCCCGTCTTTGGACACGCCACATGGCATCTCTATCGGCGCGCGCTCACCTAG
- a CDS encoding DMT family transporter, which translates to MPTSDHTVLKAGNLKGALLMVLSMALFSLEDMAIKQAATHLPVGQILTIFGLIGTLVFALLTAQRRERVVHPVMAERVMVIRAGFEVLGRVFFTLSLALTALSTTSAILQATPLMVAAAAVVIFREPVSLTRWALIALGFLGVLLVIRPGLDGFSPLSILAILGMIGFAGRDLATRAASPVLSYAQLGVTGFAALILSGALLSLWDGYWIWPALKDLGFILMATAVGVAAYTALTMAMRMGELSVVTPFRYSRLLFAMILGALVFGERPDALELLGGAVIVGAGVLLMLTSQASRGRRNPR; encoded by the coding sequence ATGCCCACATCCGACCACACCGTCCTGAAAGCAGGCAATCTCAAAGGTGCGCTTTTGATGGTGCTGTCCATGGCGCTGTTTTCGCTTGAGGATATGGCGATCAAACAGGCCGCCACGCATTTGCCGGTGGGGCAGATTCTCACGATTTTTGGCCTCATCGGCACCTTGGTCTTTGCCCTGCTGACCGCACAACGCCGCGAGCGGGTGGTGCATCCGGTGATGGCCGAGCGCGTCATGGTGATCCGTGCGGGGTTCGAGGTGCTGGGCCGGGTGTTCTTCACCCTGTCGCTGGCGCTCACCGCGCTCTCCACCACCTCGGCGATCCTGCAAGCCACGCCCCTCATGGTCGCCGCCGCCGCCGTGGTGATCTTTCGCGAGCCGGTCAGCCTCACCCGCTGGGCGCTCATCGCTCTGGGGTTTCTCGGCGTGCTTTTGGTGATCCGCCCGGGCCTCGACGGGTTCTCTCCGCTGTCCATTCTCGCCATTTTGGGCATGATCGGTTTTGCGGGCCGCGATCTCGCCACCCGCGCCGCCTCCCCCGTTCTGTCCTATGCGCAACTGGGCGTCACAGGCTTTGCCGCGCTGATCCTCTCAGGCGCGCTCCTGTCGCTCTGGGACGGCTATTGGATCTGGCCCGCGCTCAAAGATCTCGGCTTTATCCTTATGGCGACGGCCGTCGGCGTCGCCGCCTACACCGCGCTCACCATGGCGATGAGGATGGGCGAGCTGTCGGTCGTCACCCCGTTTCGCTATTCGCGGTTGCTGTTTGCGATGATCCTCGGCGCTCTGGTCTTTGGCGAGCGCCCCGATGCTCTTGAGCTTTTGGGCGGCGCGGTGATTGTCGGCGCCGGTGTTCTCTTGATGCTGACCTCACAGGCTTCACGGGGGCGCCGAAACCCTAGGTGA
- a CDS encoding TRAP transporter large permease — protein sequence MDVVFLFVMVIGLLLIGVPIAVSLGLSSMIFLLVFSDTSLASVAQSLYQAMAGHYTLLAIPFFILASSFMSTGGVAKRIVRFAIACVGHFHGGLAIAGVFACMIFAALSGSSPATVVAIGSIVIAAMRQMGYTKDFAAGVIANAGTLGILIPPSIVMVVYASATDVSVGRMFLAGVIPGLLAGTMLMLAIYVIARIKKLPKGDWAGWGEIGRAFREAFWGLMLIVIIMVGIYGVPGVTGAIFTPTEAAAVASIYAFLVASFVYRDMGPLADRDGTGPTSLLAKPQALVTAFFHKDTRHTLFDAGKLTIMLMFIIANALILKHVLTDEQIPQQIAQAMLSAGFGKIMFLIMVNVILLIGGQFMEPSGLIVIVAPLVFPIAIELGVDPIHLGIIMVVNMEIGMITPPVGLNLFVTSGVAGMPMMAVVRAALPFLAILFIFLILVTYVPAISTYLPTTLMGPEIITN from the coding sequence ATGGATGTCGTCTTTCTCTTTGTCATGGTCATCGGCCTCCTGCTGATCGGTGTGCCGATCGCGGTCTCTCTGGGCCTGTCTTCCATGATCTTCCTTCTGGTGTTCTCCGACACCTCGCTGGCCTCCGTGGCGCAGTCGCTCTATCAGGCCATGGCCGGGCACTACACGCTTCTGGCCATCCCCTTCTTCATTCTGGCGTCTTCTTTCATGTCGACCGGCGGCGTGGCGAAACGCATCGTGCGCTTTGCCATCGCCTGTGTGGGCCACTTCCACGGCGGTCTGGCCATCGCAGGTGTGTTCGCCTGTATGATCTTTGCCGCGCTCTCCGGGTCGTCGCCCGCGACCGTGGTCGCCATCGGCTCCATCGTCATCGCTGCCATGCGCCAGATGGGCTATACCAAGGACTTCGCCGCCGGTGTCATCGCCAACGCGGGCACCCTGGGCATCCTGATCCCGCCCTCCATCGTGATGGTGGTCTATGCCTCCGCCACCGATGTCTCCGTCGGTCGGATGTTCCTCGCGGGCGTCATTCCAGGCCTTCTGGCGGGCACCATGCTGATGCTGGCGATCTACGTGATCGCACGGATCAAAAAACTGCCGAAAGGCGACTGGGCTGGTTGGGGCGAGATTGGGCGCGCCTTCCGCGAAGCCTTCTGGGGCCTCATGCTCATCGTTATCATCATGGTCGGCATCTACGGTGTGCCGGGGGTGACGGGCGCGATTTTCACGCCGACCGAAGCCGCCGCCGTGGCCTCGATCTACGCCTTCCTTGTGGCCTCCTTTGTCTATCGCGACATGGGCCCTCTGGCGGATCGCGATGGCACGGGGCCGACCTCTTTGCTGGCGAAACCCCAGGCGCTGGTCACGGCCTTCTTCCACAAGGACACGCGCCACACGCTGTTCGATGCGGGCAAGCTGACGATCATGCTGATGTTCATCATCGCCAACGCGCTGATCCTGAAACACGTGCTGACCGACGAACAAATTCCGCAGCAGATCGCCCAGGCGATGCTGTCTGCGGGCTTCGGCAAGATTATGTTCCTGATCATGGTCAACGTCATCCTTCTGATCGGTGGCCAGTTCATGGAACCCTCGGGCCTGATCGTGATCGTGGCACCTCTGGTGTTCCCGATCGCCATCGAGCTGGGTGTCGATCCGATCCACCTCGGCATCATCATGGTGGTGAACATGGAAATCGGCATGATCACACCGCCTGTGGGCCTCAACCTTTTCGTCACCTCGGGTGTGGCAGGCATGCCGATGATGGCCGTGGTTCGCGCCGCCCTGCCGTTCCTCGCGATCCTCTTCATCTTCCTGATCCTTGTCACCTATGTGCCAGCGATCTCGACCTATCTGCCCACGACGCTGATGGGGCCGGAGATCATCACGAACTGA
- a CDS encoding divergent polysaccharide deacetylase family protein — translation MGRGILTGLIWGTIVGFGILTVANEVVAPVTVTSSAPVERTPEPTAPEMTQPEAPEGEEGPAVTSESPAAEPDRSGAQPEVAMPDAEADATPEAATEAATAPEIETPTGPQTPETDEALDAIETPETSPVLAPPQAMAPEASGADNLPVTEEALPGTAMPEGVDETPAAPQMPRQIEMDSERTPDLDAEISTGDGTKTMQPAPAEDDEALPGQKVGSFTDRQDDRVSSRLPSISATPDAEAPVVMADDLPALLAYSADFNQTPSGPVMSVILVDIAQLDPEDAVLSNLPFPVTFAVDALATRAGERAMAYRDKGLEVLSMVSLPQGATPQDAAVTLSQAADLVPVSIGFLDVPSGTFQSSRQVAAQVVATAQESGRGLVTFPRGLNALEQEAQRVKAPAGLVFRDFDGRSQDVEAMKRFLDQAAFQAGTGKTVILLGRSKPDTIQALAEWSLGNRAATVTMVPLSYLLSRSQL, via the coding sequence ATGGGGCGCGGAATTCTCACGGGGTTGATCTGGGGCACGATTGTCGGGTTCGGCATCCTGACGGTGGCCAATGAGGTGGTGGCCCCGGTGACTGTGACGTCTTCTGCTCCGGTCGAGAGGACGCCTGAACCGACCGCGCCCGAGATGACGCAACCTGAGGCGCCAGAGGGCGAAGAGGGACCTGCGGTCACCTCCGAGAGCCCGGCCGCCGAGCCGGATCGCTCCGGCGCGCAGCCCGAGGTTGCGATGCCCGACGCGGAAGCGGATGCAACGCCCGAGGCCGCGACAGAGGCCGCCACAGCTCCCGAGATCGAAACCCCGACAGGTCCGCAGACGCCGGAGACGGATGAGGCGCTCGATGCGATCGAGACGCCGGAGACCAGCCCGGTTCTGGCCCCGCCACAAGCCATGGCACCTGAGGCCTCGGGCGCGGATAACCTGCCCGTGACCGAAGAGGCCCTGCCGGGCACGGCGATGCCCGAGGGTGTCGATGAGACCCCTGCGGCGCCCCAGATGCCGAGACAGATCGAGATGGATTCGGAGCGGACCCCGGATTTGGATGCGGAGATCTCCACCGGGGATGGGACCAAGACGATGCAACCCGCGCCTGCTGAGGACGACGAGGCGCTTCCGGGGCAAAAAGTCGGCTCCTTCACCGACCGTCAGGACGACCGTGTTTCTTCACGTTTGCCATCTATCTCCGCGACGCCCGATGCAGAGGCGCCGGTTGTGATGGCGGATGATCTGCCCGCGCTTCTGGCCTATTCCGCCGATTTCAACCAAACGCCATCGGGGCCGGTGATGAGCGTGATCCTTGTCGACATCGCTCAACTGGACCCGGAGGACGCGGTGCTCTCGAACCTGCCGTTTCCGGTGACCTTCGCCGTCGATGCGCTGGCCACGCGGGCGGGGGAGCGTGCGATGGCCTACCGCGACAAGGGGCTCGAAGTTTTGTCGATGGTCTCCTTGCCCCAAGGCGCCACACCGCAAGACGCCGCCGTGACACTGTCGCAGGCCGCCGATCTGGTGCCCGTGTCCATTGGTTTCCTCGACGTTCCCTCTGGCACCTTCCAAAGCTCGCGTCAGGTTGCGGCACAGGTCGTGGCGACGGCTCAAGAGAGCGGGCGTGGTCTTGTGACCTTCCCGCGTGGGCTGAATGCGCTTGAACAGGAAGCGCAGCGGGTCAAAGCGCCTGCGGGGCTGGTGTTCCGTGATTTTGACGGGCGCTCGCAGGATGTGGAGGCGATGAAACGTTTCCTCGATCAGGCGGCGTTTCAGGCCGGGACGGGCAAGACGGTGATCCTTTTGGGGCGCTCGAAACCGGACACAATTCAGGCGCTGGCGGAATGGTCTTTGGGCAACCGCGCCGCGACCGTGACCATGGTGCCGCTGTCCTATCTCTTGAGCCGCTCGCAGCTTTGA
- a CDS encoding aminodeoxychorismate/anthranilate synthase component II yields MLLLIDNYDSFTYNLVHYIGELGWQANVVRNDALNVQEAMALRPSGIVLSPGPCTPKEAGICVPLIHAAADAGIPLFGVCLGHQSIGEAFGGDVVRCHEIVHGKMGEIFHEGKGVFAGLPSPLQGTRYHSLVVDRATLPDCLEVTAELKDGTIMGMRHKTLPIEGVQFHPESIRSEHGHDMFKTFLSQLKEDEPA; encoded by the coding sequence ATGCTGCTGCTGATCGATAATTACGACAGTTTCACCTACAACCTCGTCCATTATATCGGCGAGCTGGGGTGGCAAGCCAATGTGGTCCGCAACGACGCGTTGAATGTGCAGGAAGCTATGGCTTTGCGGCCTTCGGGCATCGTGCTCTCGCCGGGGCCCTGTACGCCGAAAGAGGCGGGCATTTGTGTGCCGCTCATTCATGCCGCCGCCGACGCGGGCATTCCGCTCTTTGGCGTGTGTCTCGGGCATCAGTCCATCGGCGAGGCCTTTGGCGGCGATGTGGTCCGGTGCCATGAAATCGTCCACGGCAAAATGGGCGAGATTTTCCACGAGGGCAAAGGCGTCTTTGCCGGTCTGCCCTCGCCCTTGCAAGGCACGCGCTATCACTCGCTGGTGGTGGATCGTGCCACCCTGCCCGACTGTCTCGAAGTCACTGCGGAGCTGAAAGACGGCACCATCATGGGCATGCGTCACAAGACACTTCCCATCGAGGGCGTACAATTCCATCCGGAAAGCATCCGCTCCGAGCATGGCCATGATATGTTCAAAACCTTCCTGAGCCAGCTGAAAGAGGACGAACCGGCATGA
- a CDS encoding polymer-forming cytoskeletal protein: MFSKSRINEPGPKQGEDVKKPEAAAAKPAMPKSPAPDFAAPASKPKPPASVLSSDLTVTGNLKTSGDIQIEGTVEGDIRAHLLTVGETAMIKGEVMADDVVVNGRIVGRVRGLKVRLTSTAKVEGDIIHKTIAIESGAHFEGSVQRADDPLANGSKPAAPASSSAQTSAAVSQATAAAKGE, from the coding sequence ATGTTTTCTAAAAGCAGGATCAACGAACCGGGCCCGAAACAGGGCGAGGACGTGAAGAAACCCGAAGCGGCGGCTGCCAAGCCCGCCATGCCGAAGTCTCCGGCCCCCGATTTCGCCGCCCCTGCGTCGAAACCGAAACCGCCGGCCTCCGTGCTGTCCTCGGACCTGACCGTGACCGGCAACCTGAAGACCTCTGGCGACATCCAGATCGAAGGCACCGTCGAGGGCGACATCCGCGCGCATCTTTTGACCGTGGGCGAGACCGCGATGATCAAGGGCGAAGTGATGGCCGATGACGTCGTCGTCAACGGTCGTATCGTGGGCCGCGTGCGTGGCCTGAAAGTCCGCCTGACCTCGACCGCAAAGGTCGAAGGCGACATCATCCACAAAACCATCGCCATCGAGAGCGGTGCGCATTTCGAAGGCTCCGTGCAACGCGCCGACGATCCGCTGGCCAACGGCTCCAAGCCTGCCGCCCCGGCCTCTTCTTCCGCGCAGACCTCTGCCGCCGTGTCCCAAGCCACTGCTGCAGCCAAGGGCGAATAA
- a CDS encoding M23 family metallopeptidase, translating to MIYKLNHMLERSFPERRVFLRSDNDTRYLRISPLTQLVAFTGTTVFAGWLIIATSILLMDSIGSGNLREQSGRDLVLFENRVAELANERDMRAEEAAAAQARFNTALEQISVMQSQLLASEERVRELETGVEVVQANLRKALKARDEAEADKAQLVAQINGENGAQNGMSAQEVEATVDVLTSALADTAAERDDMVISASEALRMADALEIDLRLMEEKNDRIFSQLEDAVTISVAPLDKMFKSAGMDPDNLIATVKKGYSGQGGPLTPITFSTKGGMVDPDSMRANAIIDKMDRLNLYRIAAQKAPFALPLKGAFRMTSPYGPRWGRMHEGQDFAAAYGTPLYATADGVVTFAGWQSGYGRLVKIQHEFGIETRYAHQSQIMVKVGQRVSRGEQIGAMGNSGRSTGTHLHYEVRVGGKAVNPMIYIKAANDVF from the coding sequence ATGATTTATAAGCTAAACCACATGCTTGAGCGCAGCTTCCCGGAACGCCGGGTGTTTCTGCGTTCGGACAACGACACCCGCTATCTTCGGATCAGCCCGCTGACGCAACTGGTGGCCTTTACCGGCACCACTGTCTTCGCCGGCTGGCTGATCATCGCGACCTCGATCCTTTTGATGGACAGCATCGGGTCCGGCAATCTGCGCGAACAATCCGGGCGCGATCTCGTTCTGTTTGAAAACCGCGTGGCCGAACTGGCCAATGAGCGCGACATGCGTGCCGAAGAGGCCGCCGCCGCGCAGGCTCGGTTCAACACCGCGCTCGAACAGATCTCCGTGATGCAATCGCAATTGCTGGCCTCCGAAGAACGTGTGCGCGAATTGGAAACCGGCGTCGAGGTGGTGCAGGCCAATCTGCGCAAGGCCTTGAAAGCCCGCGACGAAGCCGAGGCCGACAAAGCCCAGCTTGTGGCCCAGATCAACGGCGAGAACGGCGCGCAAAACGGCATGAGCGCGCAGGAAGTGGAGGCCACGGTCGACGTGCTGACCTCCGCTCTCGCCGATACCGCCGCCGAGCGCGACGACATGGTCATTTCCGCCAGCGAAGCCCTGCGGATGGCCGATGCTCTCGAAATTGACCTGCGCCTGATGGAAGAAAAGAACGATCGGATTTTCTCGCAGCTCGAAGACGCCGTGACGATCTCTGTCGCCCCGCTCGACAAGATGTTCAAATCTGCTGGCATGGACCCGGATAACCTGATCGCGACCGTGAAAAAGGGCTATTCCGGTCAGGGCGGCCCGCTCACGCCGATCACATTTTCCACCAAGGGCGGCATGGTCGACCCGGATTCGATGCGCGCCAATGCGATCATCGACAAGATGGACCGGCTGAACCTCTACCGCATCGCCGCCCAAAAGGCGCCCTTCGCCCTGCCGCTCAAAGGTGCCTTCCGCATGACCTCTCCCTACGGCCCGCGCTGGGGTCGGATGCATGAGGGTCAGGACTTTGCCGCCGCTTACGGCACGCCGCTTTATGCCACCGCCGACGGCGTCGTGACATTCGCCGGTTGGCAATCGGGCTACGGGCGTCTGGTGAAAATTCAGCACGAGTTCGGCATCGAAACCCGCTACGCCCACCAATCGCAAATAATGGTGAAAGTCGGGCAAAGGGTCTCGCGTGGCGAGCAAATCGGTGCTATGGGAAATTCTGGCCGGTCCACCGGCACGCATTTGCACTATGAGGTGCGCGTGGGTGGCAAGGCCGTCAATCCGATGATCTACATTAAGGCTGCCAACGATGTTTTCTAA
- a CDS encoding ferritin-like domain-containing protein: protein MSLTLAEMAEAVLRTADGREKTALSHKYAALWRESRAGGTPIPLGTANPPMQPARPERPELLNPRDVPKRKPGSPEGRKAILHAIAHIELNAVDLHWDIVARFTHIDMPLGFYDDWVKSADEESKHFNLVCDRLEAMGSYYGAMPAHAGMWRAAEDTAEDIMGRLAVVPMVLEARGLDVTPGMIKIFQNAKDPETVATLDVIYAEEVGHVAYGAKWFNFLCGRQGIDPKEEFHALVRRYFPGGTKPPFNEEKRAEAGMPPDFYWPLADELPPAWS from the coding sequence ATGAGCCTTACTCTGGCTGAAATGGCCGAGGCGGTGCTGCGCACCGCCGACGGTCGTGAAAAGACCGCCCTCTCCCATAAATACGCCGCACTTTGGCGCGAGAGCCGCGCGGGCGGAACACCGATTCCGCTCGGCACGGCCAATCCGCCAATGCAGCCCGCGCGTCCCGAGAGACCAGAGCTTTTGAACCCGCGCGACGTGCCAAAACGCAAACCCGGAAGCCCCGAAGGCCGCAAGGCGATCCTACACGCCATTGCACATATCGAACTGAATGCGGTGGATTTACACTGGGATATCGTCGCGCGCTTTACACATATCGACATGCCGCTTGGATTTTACGACGACTGGGTGAAATCGGCCGACGAGGAAAGCAAGCATTTCAATCTGGTCTGTGACCGGCTGGAGGCGATGGGGTCATATTACGGCGCGATGCCCGCGCATGCCGGCATGTGGCGCGCCGCCGAGGACACAGCGGAGGACATCATGGGGCGGCTTGCCGTGGTGCCGATGGTTTTGGAGGCGCGTGGGCTCGATGTGACGCCGGGCATGATCAAGATTTTTCAAAATGCGAAAGACCCGGAGACAGTCGCCACCCTCGATGTGATCTACGCCGAAGAGGTCGGCCATGTCGCCTATGGCGCGAAATGGTTTAACTTTCTCTGTGGTCGTCAGGGAATTGATCCGAAAGAGGAATTCCATGCGCTCGTGCGCCGCTATTTCCCCGGAGGCACCAAGCCGCCCTTCAACGAGGAAAAACGCGCCGAGGCCGGGATGCCGCCGGATTTTTATTGGCCACTGGCCGATGAATTGCCACCTGCCTGGAGCTGA
- a CDS encoding S1C family serine protease, whose protein sequence is MLSAYEKDAGLLAAVSASITQERYASLYVPKGGYLFSVAATTAELLEALEEDPPAPSREASVTPDEEDETRSSGTGFVVSDEGYVLTNAHVVEGCRDMFVNDAEARLITISTSFDLALLQADFPDGQAVASFAPATARLNQDVIAVGYPYAGLLGGVNVTRGAVSSMTGLGGDETTMQMTAPVQPGNSGGPVLSDHGEVLGVVVSKLDALTVADTFGDIPQNVNFAIRGEAARLFLSLNGVVPQIGAMDTLLSPVELAEKATAFTVFISCD, encoded by the coding sequence ATGCTTTCCGCCTATGAAAAGGATGCGGGGCTTTTGGCGGCGGTCAGCGCGAGCATCACGCAAGAACGCTATGCCAGCCTCTATGTGCCGAAAGGGGGCTATCTGTTTTCCGTGGCCGCAACGACGGCGGAGCTTTTGGAGGCCTTGGAAGAAGACCCGCCTGCGCCCTCGCGCGAGGCTTCGGTTACGCCCGATGAGGAGGACGAAACGAGATCGTCCGGCACGGGGTTTGTTGTCTCCGATGAAGGGTATGTCTTGACCAATGCACATGTGGTGGAGGGATGCCGGGATATGTTCGTCAATGATGCCGAGGCACGGCTAATCACCATATCTACAAGTTTCGATCTGGCGCTCTTACAGGCCGATTTTCCGGATGGCCAAGCCGTGGCGAGCTTTGCACCTGCGACGGCGCGCCTCAATCAAGATGTCATTGCCGTGGGCTATCCCTATGCCGGATTGCTGGGGGGCGTGAATGTGACGCGTGGTGCGGTGTCTTCCATGACGGGGCTGGGCGGCGATGAGACAACGATGCAGATGACCGCGCCTGTTCAACCGGGGAATTCCGGCGGACCGGTTCTCTCAGACCACGGCGAGGTTCTTGGCGTGGTTGTGTCGAAACTTGATGCACTCACAGTGGCAGATACGTTTGGAGATATTCCACAGAACGTGAACTTTGCAATTCGGGGCGAGGCGGCGCGTTTGTTCCTGTCTCTCAACGGGGTCGTGCCGCAGATCGGCGCAATGGATACGCTCTTATCGCCCGTAGAACTGGCCGAAAAAGCGACGGCATTCACGGTGTTCATCTCCTGCGACTGA
- a CDS encoding TRAP transporter small permease, which yields MTQYQDNQPKTATARFFDGLEENIIAFILGAMTLITFINVVLRYVFNHSLIWGLEVVLILFAWLVLLGISYGFKKTSHLGVDAVINILPSRGQRVLAIISAIACLAYAGLLMKGAWDYWAPFAALQPTEGRWFPLGFTEGVRDRAFYVTDQVPMLGIFRWLEDAINYGDSYDKLPRVVPYVIIPVSAALILLRVVQATIRILQGKQHSLIVSHEAEDEVERVAHGEYEE from the coding sequence ATGACACAATATCAAGACAATCAGCCGAAAACGGCGACAGCGCGGTTCTTTGACGGGCTCGAAGAGAACATCATCGCGTTTATCCTCGGGGCGATGACGCTCATCACCTTCATCAACGTGGTGCTGCGTTACGTGTTCAACCATTCCCTGATCTGGGGCCTCGAAGTGGTGCTGATCCTCTTCGCATGGCTCGTGCTTTTGGGGATTTCCTACGGGTTCAAAAAGACCTCGCATCTGGGCGTCGACGCGGTGATCAACATCCTGCCGTCGCGCGGCCAGCGGGTGCTTGCCATCATCTCCGCCATCGCCTGTCTGGCCTATGCGGGGCTTTTGATGAAAGGCGCTTGGGACTATTGGGCGCCCTTTGCGGCACTGCAACCGACCGAGGGCCGCTGGTTCCCGCTGGGCTTCACCGAAGGCGTGCGTGACCGGGCATTCTATGTCACCGATCAGGTGCCGATGCTGGGCATTTTCCGCTGGCTCGAGGATGCGATCAACTACGGTGACAGCTATGACAAGCTGCCCCGCGTCGTGCCCTATGTCATCATCCCCGTCTCGGCGGCGCTGATCCTTCTGCGCGTGGTGCAGGCCACCATCCGCATTCTGCAAGGCAAACAGCACTCCCTGATCGTCTCTCACGAGGCCGAAGACGAAGTCGAGCGCGTCGCGCACGGCGAATACGAGGAATAA